In Papaver somniferum cultivar HN1 chromosome 1, ASM357369v1, whole genome shotgun sequence, a genomic segment contains:
- the LOC113326057 gene encoding elicitor-responsive protein 1-like, which translates to MTKGTLEVLLVDASKLKDTDFFGKMDPYVIIQFGNQKRQSTVARRQGKAPVWNEKFTFDVEYPDNMRDEHHQYKLNLTIMDRDRFSRDDFVGESTIYVTDVLSLGVENGRSEIRASKYRVVLHNKTYYGEIRVSISFTRKDTKGNDKANYLGG; encoded by the exons ATGACCAAAGGCACACTAGAAGTTTTGCTCGTGGATGCTTCTAAACTCAAAGACACCGATTTTTTCG GTAAAATGGACCCTTATGTAATTATTCAATTCGGTAATCAGAAGCGTCAGAGTACCGTTGCTCGTA GACAAGGAAAAGCACCAGTGTGGAATGAAAAATTTACATTTGATGTGGAGTATCCAGATAATATGAGAGATGAACATCATCAGTATAAACTCAATCTCACCATCATGGACAGAGATAGGTTCAGCAGGGATGACTTTGTCGGCGAATCCAC GATTTACGTGACGGATGTGTTATCCTTAGGCGTAGAGAATGGAAGATCTGAAATTAGAGCTAGCAAGTATCGTGTTGTTCTCCACAACAAAACCTATTATGGAGAAATTCGTGTCAGCATTTCATTCACCCGGAAG GATACCAAAGGAAATGATAAAGCAAACTATTTGGGAGGATAG
- the LOC113349285 gene encoding F-box protein CPR1-like, which produces MYVIFSIDYDQSSSLFSSNEKVVEVVDSAFKGRRVQILGSCNGLFFIKVCQGTVTALWNPATKEYKAIGTSNIKPVGFRNRYHSPRIHGWVLRYGFGYDYKLVSIVSPCNEDIAVAEVEVYTLGSISWKRLEYISYKVKNGPPGVFVNGALHWLANPFPARSENAQVLLAFNVAEETFSEVPQLEIFDDNKKFEHKRVAIVEGYLSMLCSHSNLGFEVWVMSDYGVRDSWTTRYTISRFKIDVILSFRYIRRIQSLKNGEMLLEIELDEANKYAKYSALVFYDPKHEKSRLVDIDFEKYNRNWNNSSNLRTRFYTETSVESLVSLLLMSVVDKKNQIYMKH; this is translated from the coding sequence ATGTACGTTATCTTTTCTATAGACTATGATCAATCTTCATCACTATTCTCATCTAATGAGAAGGTTGTTGAGGTGGTTGATTCGGCATTCAAAGGTAGACGGGTCCAAATATTAGGTTCTTGTAATGGTTTGTTTTTCATTAAAGTTTGTCAGGGTACGGTCACAGCTTTATGGAATCCGGCAACAAAAGAATACAAAGCAATTGGGACGTCAAATATAAAACCAGTCGGATTTAGAAACCGGTATCATTCCCCTAGAATCCATGGCTGGGTATTAAGGTACGGTTTTGGATACGATTACAAGCTGGTATCAATTGTTAGTCCTTGTAATGAAGATATTGCGGTTGCTGAAGTCGAGGTTTACACGTTGGGTTCCATTTCATGGAAGAGACTTGAATACATATCTTACAAAGTTAAAAATGGACCGCCGGGTGTGTTCGTTAATGGGGCTTTACATTGGTTGGCTAATCCTTTCCCAGCTAGATCAGAGAATGCGCAGGTTTTACTTGCTTTTAATGTGGCAGAAGAGACATTCAGTGAAGTACCACAGCTTGAAATCTTTGATGACAACAAGAAGTTTGAACATAAACGTGTCGCCATCGTGGAAGGGTATTTGTCAATGCTTTGCAGCCATTCCAATCTTGGTTTTGAGGTGTGGGTAATGAGTGATTATGGAGTTAGAGACTCTTGGACCACACGCTACACCATATCAAGATTCAAAATCGATGTTATTCTGTCCTTTCGGTATATAAGACGtatacaatcattgaaaaatgGGGAGATGTTATTAGAGATTGAGTTGGATGAGGCGAATAAGTATGCAAAGTATTCAGCTTTAGTTTTTTATGACCCAAAACATGAAAAATCCAGGCTCGTGGACATTGATTTCGAAAAATACAATAGAAACTGGaacaactctagtaatcttagaACAAGGTTTTATACAGAAACTTCCGTGGAGAGCTTAGTTTCACTTCTACTTATGTCGGTGGTGGACAAGAAGAATCAGATTTATATGAAGCATTAG